AGTGCATAACACTTGTGTTTGTAATTACCAACACTGTTTCTTCGTCTGCTGATCGAAGCAGTGGTTGGTTCTTTAGTGTGTTCATTGTTGTCGATTCAAGAAGAGATGGCAAACATGAATtgatgcgaagaaaaaaaatctgcacaTTGTTTATTTACTACAACAATGGCATGGATCACAGCAAAATATGCTCTGTGGAAGATCACATTATTAAGTATGCTGTTGTGATGCATAAGTGATAAATGCCCCTATAGAAATAATGTGCTTATAAATACCTCTAATATTACTCCAGAAAGCTTAAAATTATAAAAACCTACATTCGTTGATTGGACTTGGTAACTAGATGTGCACACTATGGCATTTTTTTCTCATGCTGAAATATTTTAGACAATTACCTGCAGGTGCATTTCTGTAGTGTATGCAGTCAGTATGGCTTTACTGTGCTGGTAAGTGGAACCCAATTGTAGATTGGCAACACACAATGTGCAACAGAGCCAGCAATACTGATAGGTAAAATATCACTGTGAGCTATGACCAAGCTCTTTTGCTTTTAATTAAAACTATAAGGGCAGGTGCAGACCTACAATCTGTCTGCAACTCCAACAACCATTATATGGGAAAGGTGGCATTTAGGAAGGTGCCAAAACtgactgaaaaaaagaaactagTGCAACCAGGCAAACTATGGGTTCGCAACAGGAACTGCATCTTCCTTGTCTTCTTCGTCCAGAAGTGAGTCTGTGCTGCTGCATGGAGAGTACTCCTTTCGGACACTCCTGTTACAAAAAAGCAGGCCAACATGAACATCTGGACATTTTGCAGAAAAGCCCAGCATTTAGTCTGTTTTAGCAATGAAGAGTTTCTGCAAGAATGATTTTTACGCAAGTGGGGCTAAGAAAGTCAATCCTGACATATGCCTGAGCTTGTCATGCAGAAAATTCAACTCACTTGCAACACCCTGTCAAATACATCACTTTGCTAGAGCTAAAATAGCAAGGGAAGCTTTTTTGAAAAGCTTCAGTTGCGAGTACATCACAGTAGTTAAATCTGTCAGCGCCTTAATCCCTCTGCAGAAATGCTGTTTGAATGGCGCAAATGTGAATCGGCCTAATCTAAAGACAGGCATCTGAAAAAATTTAAGATGCATGAATTTTCATGAAGTCTCAACACTGAAGCTACACAATGGGCCCATATGGTTATAAGGTAAACAGTTTCCTTTTACAGAATGGTTTGCTCtatattacccccccccccccccccccagctgttGAACGAGGCGAGTCTCTCAAGCTGCAATTTCTACAGACATTACTGGGACCAACTATATCCGAGATAGTAGCTGTATTTGTAAATTAGGCCCAGTCATGATATGCAGTCAAAATTGACTGAAATGAACTAAATGGGCACTAGTGCATCTACTTTTGAACTTTTAACAGAACATGAAACAGCAGATCAATGGCTTGCTCTTAATGGTTGGTCCAGTCTTGCCAAATCGAGCAAAAAGTAGGACTGGTTGACCAGGCGCGTAGCTAGGATCTtttttcgtgggggggggggctaaggTTGCATACGCCCACTCGGTGGTTTCCAAGAACCTTTGAGGTCTCTCTTACGATATTGGCATTATTATGGTTATGTAACGCCAGGTGCAGTTGTAAACTGGACAAAAATAGGACTGTTCATAGGAGACGTGCCAGGCATAAAGGGAGCAGGGCTCCAGCCGGAAAAATTttggggacggggggggggggggggggtgctgagGCCTGGtccagctcccccccccccccccccccctggccaaACCACTGTGGTTGACCTCTTAAGCACCTGACCAGTTAAGGTCCAATGGGGCTCCTGTGCATCCAGCTGTGAGCAAAAGCAGATCGCCTGAGTGCCCCTATGTGTTGCATTCAACTATTGGGGGCAACAACAGCGAAAGAGTTTCGCGACATGTCACGTAGAGCCCCGTATAGAGTGACCAGCCCCACATTGCACCTTTTTGGAAAGGGCTCCGAGGCCAGCTTGCTCTGTGACGGCGAAGGCTTGCGTGGTGGCAGCGACTCCATTGTCGCGATGACCATCCCCGTGTGGTTCTGGAGAATGGTGGGGAGCCCCTGCGGAACCACTTTCTGGCCTTTTTCCTTGGCCATGTAGTAGTCTCCGGAGTCGAAATACACTTGCTGCGCACacgcaataagaaaaaaaaaaggaattaatAGCATAAGGTCAAAAGAATCCCTTTTTGAATTTCCCATCCGTGCCGCAGCGCCGGCATATTAGGATATTGCAGGTTTAAGTTTTTGCATTTTTTGAGCCATTTAATGCTTGAGCAGGTGCTGCTCAAGTCTCCCGACATTACGAGGAGCTAGCATGGGAACTCCTGCCTTTCTTATGTGCATATTTTCTGGTTTATAAACTCTTCTCATGGTAAATGACATTTCCGATATTCCAGAGGCGTGATTTACCAATCCCCAGTTAACATTACATTTTATTTCACAAATATGTGTAGATACCAGCCTAGAAGAAACCATGTAGCCAAGCTGAAAAAGAACCGGTGCCTATTTTAGCGTTTAAAGGACTGTGCAACATGGTGTAACGTTTGTTAAGGTAACTATGTCTGCCAAGGCAGGTAGGGCTATACAGTTTGACACTTCATTGTTTCGCATACAATGTGGCAGCCCTATAGATTGCCCGCTAAAGTGCAGAGCAGGTACTGTTTGCAATTGTTCCTGCCCACATCAGCGTCATGTACATTTAGCGAGGTTTCACAATTTTGTCCATGCAATTTACCTGCAAAAATATTTTTTCAGTGCCAAAATTTTATTGCTGTACCTGAAAAGGAATAATCACATACACTTTTGCATATTGTTAATGAAAAATATTAATGTTGCTAAATTGGCTAATCACTGATGGCAATGAATCATCATTATGATATATCAGGTGTATCTCGCACATAGTTCTTTCTCTTGGCAATTTATGGCTGCGAGGAGTCTTTCTTAATGGCCAAATGCAATGAAATTTCACCGACTAATTTAGATATAAATATGTAGTATATACTGTTGCAGCAACCTTTTCAGTGCTGATAATCGTATATTTTTCTGAACAGCGTTtaaatagcacctaagcagatAACATGTGCACCTGGTGGTTAGGGGATGCGATGCAAATCCCAAGCCGCGATCTTCCGAGATTTCCGCACATCGCGGGGGCTGCCCAGTCTCGGAGGTAATGCCGAGGAGCCACACTGATTCTCAATGTTCTGCTTCATTTCCTGCGACCGATAATGGCGGCGTCATTGTCGTCTTATCTTTTTATGCGATtcgcattctttgggaacttcacccagtttgcggtatgtttgtctgtccgtctgtatctaacctctttcactccagcttgagtcactgggtagtcagtCCGTGGTCAAATGGGTAGAGCATCTGCGATAAATGAGCCGGGTTCGAAATCAATCGTCGGACATGTTTTAATGCAATTCGTATTCTTTGGGAGCTTCACCCAGTTTGCAGTATGTTTGTCTATCCGTATTGTTGCGGCTCAGGGTAGTGTTTATGCCAGCGATCCTTCCAGCCgcagggatgagtacgtccaggAGTAGGAGTGAAAGAAAAAGGTTTGTTTTACATATCTACACTGGCTCCAGATATGAAAGCCCACTACATGTAGGAGTACTTTAAATATCTGAGCTCACTACTTGTCCGAGCACCCATCAGGACACGTCAGGACACCAAAGGTATAAAATGTATAAGCGTATAAAACAGTTGTCTAGGCGCGTGCTGATGAACGGACTGCATCTAACCTGTTTCACTCCAGCTTGAGTAACTGTGTAGTCATGGTGAAATGGGTAGAACATCGGGCTGCTACGATAAATGAACCAGGTTTGAAATCAATCATCGGACATGTTTTGGTGCATTGAACATTCTTTGGTAACTTCACTCAGTTTGCGGTATGCCTGTGTCTGAAGCTAACCTGTTTCACGCCAACTtaggtaactgggtatgtgctgctcttcaaaaaaaaaaatttgtccgGTGCTGGtcggaatcaaacccgcgtcatacATTCAGACAATTTTGTCTAAATATAGATCGTTCTATTACAGTACCTAGAGTACATCCCCTTCAGACACAAATTATGATCGACTGTTGATACATGTATGAAACAATTTTATGCCAGGGTGCTTGAGACTCCACTGAAAGGaaatcaaggtggtagaatgactgcattttatgatgagtcatcataattacagagtaatTAAATGTTTCAATATTGTGAAGTCAGTcatgctacgtttcttcataaaaaggaTTGAATCACCCGCTCGAATTACATGCACAAGTTATTTATTAGCCATAagcatttcaagaaagaaaaaaatatatttcgaGGTTGCTACCAACATGCCCCACATCAAATGTCACATAAAACACGGTactagtgccttcaccaaagcggtactCTGTAAAGACTCATATCACTCGgaacgatgagtaacacgagaacaaggtgagagcaggagccaacgtttcgacaagtggacttgcctTCTTCAAGGCGATATATGCTTTcatcggcacagtatatataggtagggttcttctaaaggggagagaaggtaaggcgggtgggtgaggtaacgagagagagtgtgttagcggcgagggtgtagaattgaaaagaaataatgcactactgattgtcggtggaggagtttgaggcagcgccatgtgttagcaggttgacgtgtcatggcaggttcctcttttcatgcaaggggtctagacaaggggggggggtctgctccgctggaggtcagtgaactatcgtgtctgacagggagaataaaagtagccACGGTAAAATGGTGTTcaggctctcaccttgttcttgtcttactcatcgtcttgaatcgccatctcctgCATTCTCCTTGTTTTCCCTGGATATCACTCGGAAGTAAAATAGAAGTAATATAGGTTagcagaatgttcaatttactgtaagcttaatgtttgtgctctattccttgctagcactgcacagaaatggcaaaaataggtcgcgccCACAAATGTGTATGCCGTTGTCTGAAGGGGATATTATAGGCACTCTAGTTTTATCGAGGGCACTGCCATCGATAATCACAGCGCTGTCTATTGTCCGGCGCCATGCTGGTACGTGGGATCACACTGGAGGGTGCACAGCGAACGTGCTGTTGAGTGGGACGTTTTCGCACTTTCCCGAGAGGTCTACATTTTTTGCGATGGGAAACTGTGTGCCGTTACTAAGCTTTGAGTCGACTTCAATATAGCCGCAATATCAAACGCCATTGGGCCTAGAGGCCGTGTCACTGCTCTGCCTGTGATCAAAATAGGAGGCTAGTCAAGTCTGAAGATTGTTGACACGTAACATACGTGCAACATATTGTATGTCTAGCCTTGAACTCTATTAAGGAGTTACTTAGGTGACAACCAGAGGTCTCTGTGTGCCATGCAGTGTGCGGCACCAGCGTACATCCCAATCCAGGTAACTAGCCAAGCTCCGAGGAAACACTTTGCAAGCTTTCACGTACCTAAAATTTTCGCGGTACGATTTTTTAAGCTTTGTTTACCTGGCACCCAGGCATCAAGCTGTACAAAATTAAAAACTGTAATATAACTATTGGAAGAGCCATTAACATGTAGTACTCAATAAAACGACCTGGAGACAGTGGCCGTAAATATGACGCGACCAGCCAGACGCACGCGacgcgttgaaaaaaaatatgCGCACTCTTAGGTCTCGCATGGTGCCTGTAGAAGGGCACCTCGCCAATTCAAGAGGTTAAAGACAAACTACTCTTTTGCAAAAGCAACTTTATTTTCTCATGGTATACAGCGCGCGACGTTCGGCGTCGGCCAGACAGCTTGACGGCGAGATTTGGAAGCACAGGAGAGCCCATGCGAAAGGGGCGGCCAGCACACGGTAGGCATGGCTTTGGTTACTAAACGAAAAAGaacacattcatttttttttttttcagtcggcaCGTGCTGTTTTCACAATACATCCTCGGTAAACTTCCACCAGAACGTTGGTTGCCAGGCATGATAATCTTAGAACACATTTGAACAGAAAAACTTTAATGTCCACTTGAATACACACGTTGCGTTCATGTACCAAATTTTAATGGGTGCCGAGTTCATCACCGTGCCCTCACTGGAAACAAAATCTTCTGAACATACATGCGACGAAGCGTCAAGTCCTTTCTGTTTATGCTGGCAATGTAAAGCGAATGCTTGTCTGCAACTGCTGCGACGGAGTCCGCGGAGTCGCCGCGGCTGAAGGTGCACTTAACATTCGTCTTCGAAAGTTATTTTTGCAGCCGAATGTAGCACATTCGTAGCCCGTGGACCTTGAGTCATCAGACATCACAGAAATCACAGATGGAACACATTAGAATTGCACTAATTCGCCATGACAACGGTGCCGTTCCAAGCTGCCGCTGGGAGAAACAGCGATCTGCACATATCAGTGGGTAATTCCACGAAATCAACACGGGTTTGAAACTTCATATCTTAGATTCCATTTAATATTTCATATTTTATGCACGTACCACTTCGATAGCACAAAAGCGATCTTTGTTTCTTTGGCAAGTGAatttaagaggaaaaaaaataccGAAGTTTGTCAGTGTGGAAGCGTCATTTTAATGCACTGaacattctcgcaaattcacatcAATGTAAAATACGAAATATTACAACTACAGAGAATCAGTTTTCTTATGTAAAACGTACACGTAAGGAAGAGTTAGCTGGCAGTGTTTGaagcttctgtgcaaaacggaagtgtttttgcAAAATTTCTTAATTTGGAACACTGTTTAAAAGTTCCTACATTTACGAATTTTGATCTAAACCAATGCATATAGCCTTTTGAAACTGGGTTGAAGGAACATAACCTGTTCAATATTTGTGCTCTATATTGTTGCTGTATCACAAACAACATTTTTACAATTTACTTCAAATTTCTAGTTTTGACAAAAATGAACATTCTAAAAACCAAAATAACAAAACCCCCATGGTTACCTTTCCTTAAAATCTCGTAAACAGTTGctcacagacactggaaaaagcacattaaaaacatgttgcattattttgtttgcaATGACAATATAGGTAGGGTTattcgttttcgggtaaaacccgattttacccAATTTTTACACCCCTAACATGTTTGAGGAAAATCTGGTTAAACCCGCTCTCTCCCCGAATTCCAAAACCACATACCAAcctatttttttttatgctgcatGGAGTTTGCGGTGCACATGCGCTATCTACGGCAAAGTTAGACCCTGTTGGCTTAAGTGAACTCCAGTGGTCTCGAGTTCATTTCACAAGCTGCGCGCAGCACTGTGGACTCTACACAGCTCTCAACCAACTGCCCAACGAGTGCAACTAACTCTGAGTTAGTAATTGGCTGACACTGTTGCACTGACATATTTGTGCCCTATAGAAGCTGTGATGTCGAGATAACTTTCTCTCAGCTGACATACGTTCAAAGATCGGACAGGTCTCGGATGGAGACCGACATGTCATGCATGCAGTTTATAATGTATGTTAACAAGGGTGTGTAAAAAATTATTGACcagcttttcgtgaataaaatgtttcatttccttcaagttatcaatgctctttactgtcattattacttattaaATTCCAAACAAATGCCGAACGTTGGTTTcaacgggaattcagggcgcaggctcctttcccaagcgcatcacccctgaagaaagccgaacgccaggccggggaaCGCTTGTACCCTTGCTAAAAAACCCtaatgtacccccccccccccccctccgattaCTAGTTTGAAATAGATCGCTAGTTTTAACACGTTGGCGTTAAGGAGTTCGTGATACCTTccgataaaaaaacaaaaaacaaatgtaatgtattacttagtacatttgtaaatttaaTCCGAAAAAAACCCGAAGGAATGGTTTCACAAagaacccgatttctccccgataACCATcttgaaaaatagcacccgatttttacccccGGATTAAACAAAATATAAAACCCAAGAACGAACAACCCGAAATATAGGTGATAGAAATGAGAGCTTCACcaggatgcagcaaggtgctaagaaaaaGGGACATCGGGATTAAAACACCTCGAtaagcctctgacttgcctaaacttgacCATGATTTTACCCGAAaggcagttttggtaaactagaATTACGATTTCAAGCATAGCGGTCTACAATGTAACTTTCTGACATAAATTCGGGCATTGAGGCCTCTCTTTGGCCGTCGTTCGCTCGCCTATTTTGTTTGTGCTTTCAGATGAGGCTGTTGTAAAAATTTGTTTTCAACAGGTTAGTAGAGTACTAAAATGGGGAGTGTGTGCGGAGAGTgcgccattactgcagcgcttcgtaaactgaggaTGTGTTTTCAGCACGCCATCATCCTTTCGGATTCATCAGAGGTGTTCCAACAACTACTCGTTTATCGTGCATTGTCTATCAGCAAGTTCAGCCAACACTCATTGAGGTTGGTTAGAGAGCTCAGCAATAGCCATTTCAATATGAAGTTTCAGTGGGTACCGtcacatgttggacttgcaggcaatgaagCAGCAGATGCTCTCGTGACTGAATAACTCAATAGCGCGGAAATTAggagtgccaatgaatcaccccttatgTAAAGATAACGCACTTCTTAGCGCATTGAACATCACCTCACTATCCAGTCGCGATTTAAGGAATCCACCATAGCAGAAGGTATACACTGTTTCATAGAGTAGGAACGAGCTCTGTGAACACCCCAGCTTGGGCCTTCAAGGCCGGACAAGTTCCTGCGCTCGGCACTGACTCGCGAAATTCGTGACTCGGAACAGTTCATCTGGTCCTGCCAGTACTTCAATGAAAAGAGAAATGCTCTACTTGAGACTGCAAAGAGAATTTCCTCATGAGTGTGCGGAACAGGCAGTGTTTGCCAAAGGACAAGTTTCGGATAGAAACTGTTGCACCTCTTTCTAGCTTTTCTAAGAAACTGAACTTTCCGACAAGTAATGATCATCCTTAGGGATTGTGAACTTTTTGCTGTGTAGTTATTTAACAGATAATTTTTTTAAGGGGGTGGTGGGGCAGAGCAATCGCTACTGGCACTTTGTGCCAGCTAGCCCTGCCCTAACCAACACCAGCACATCTTAGGTTATATAATAACGTTTCTAACTGAGCCATGGCCAGTACGACATTTTTTTATACTTTTAGCTGACGCAAGTTTTCCGTTACTTGTGTACATTCCCAGGGAGTACACCGTTATAGGCCACAGCAAACAAAGAAATACAAACTAATATTAACAGATAGAACAAACAAGCTATGCACATTTGCTGTTCAATAAAATGAGCCATTCGGAGGTTGTTTTGTGGACGCATCTTTATTTGTATGCAAGCGAAGGAGTATTGTGCTAAACACACTTATACTTAAGTAGTCATCATAAGGCCAAGACTGCCTTTCTGTTGCAATCATGTTCCAAGTTTAGGCAAGTTAGAAGCTTATCCACATTTTTTTAACCCGATGTCTCTTTTTGTCAGCACTTTGCTTCATCCTGGCGAAGCTGTAATTTCTATCATCTATATTGTCATTGCAAACAAAATAATGCAGCaggttttttaatgttctttttccagtgtcaaCAGCTGTATACGAGATTGAcaaaaattaacgatgggtttTTATCATTTTGAccttttaaatagtgttcatttctGGCAAAACTAGAAATTTGAGGCAAATTGGGAAATTGATTTGAtatacagcaacaatattcaacACAATTGTTGACCAGGTTAAGTTCTCACATACCACAATGTTTAAAAAGGCTATATACATTGGTTTAGGAGGTAAAAATTCGTAAACGTAGGAGCGTTGTTCAAAATTAAGAAATTTTCAAAAATACTTCCATTTTGCGCAGAAGCCTCCAACAATGCCAGCTGACTTCTTTACGTGTATGTTTTACAcacaaagaaaactttttttGTAGCTGCAAGATTTCGTAATttacattgttgtgaatttgcgagaatgcctgGTGCATGAAAATGGCCCCTCCACTGAAGAACTTCGGTATTTTTTCTTGTTAATATATCCATTTGCCGAAGAAACTATGTTCACTGTCATGCTACTGAGTGATGTGTGTATAAAATATAATATATTCAATGGAATCTAAAGCATGAAATTTAGGACCCGTGTCGATCTCTCGTTGAATTAATTACCGCAGTGCGAGGAGCAGAACGACGCGCTAGTTTGAGGCTACGTTCCTCCTTGCCCATAAGATGGTCATATATTCtgacttcgcggcggcggcgctagatggcgcagcgtgtccacaGGGAAGAATTGGCGAGAGAGGAACCAGGCTGTAGTACACGTCTCATACATGACACGTTTCGGCAGTGGCAATACAGTGTgcactacattgcttcaatatTATTTGCATTAACGTAGACAGTCATCCTGAGATGATTTCTGCCGGAATTTTCTTCAGTTTCGGCATCAGAAATGTTTGTTAAATTCACTCGTACGAGACAAAATTTTGCACGGAGGCTACTCTTTATCTACACTATCTGAAACTAGCCTTTCTGCGCTGTGTAAAATTTTGCTGCAGTTGGCATTTAAGTTATCTCTGTTGGACATACTATCCCCAAAGACCACATTATAAATGAAATTGACGGACTCGGATTTCTTGCAGCCTTGAGTAATCAATTATAATAAACAGTCAGTTTGAGGCGATTCTCGCTCGATATGCTTCTCTTACTGCTTTTGCATGGATTGCTTCCATACTGCTGCTTAAGAACGCTCAAACTCGGTCGGACCATGTCAGTTTTCTCAGCTTCTGCATGAGCTTTGTGTTCACCGGACCTTCAGTTACTTCATCTTTTGCACTTAATGAAGATTGCCTTATGAGTCATGACCTTGAACATTTATAATGCGTAGACCTTAGACCAATCTTTTCTAAGTACCTCTTCCCATTCAGCCATTACGTTACTTACAAACCCGGTTTGCTAGGGCTTAACTGCTTATCTCAGTAAACGCATCTCATGCCAGACAATATCTGCCGACTCTGTATAACACGAAGGTTTGGCTTAATGTAATTCAGCGTGTTTGCACCACTTTGTCGATCTACAAAATACGAAAAAGCCTTTACTTgagattttaccatatgtttTAGAACGGGATGAAACAAAGTAGCACGCAATGAACTCTGCAAACCAAAGGGAATGCATCTCTTAGTGTTTTTCTGCTGTGTGGCTAATTGAACGCCAGCTCTACACACACTGCGTATACGTAGTGCAGTGACAAGACAATTTGGTGACATTTTACATGTGCAAATGTATAAGCGTTTCGTATAGTTCCAGCAGTTCACTCCATGTGCTAACTTCTCCCATCAGCCTGACTTTCTGATAGACTGTGCTGCAAGTCTCACCCCTTTCTTCTGTCGTTTCTGGAAAACCAAAGCTCCTCCGGGCCTTGTTTTCCCTGGGTACTTAGACTTGAACTTCGATTCTTCCACCAGTTGGGCTTGTCGCTCTGTTTGCTGCCGAAGTACAAGAACATACCAGTTGACTTGCGCGCAATAGACGCACACCTACGCAAAGATGTGCTCTGCACAAGAAAAATACTGCGGCAGTAGCTCGAGTCGAATGTTCATTCACTGACGCTGAAATAAAACGAATGCATTACTTTTCGGGTACGGAGTGCACAATGCTTGATCGATTCCACTAGTCATTACTAAGTTCGCGCCGCTAATCAAAGAGTACTGATATCGGAATGACATTGCATAGGTTGACACTTCCGGTCTGAGTCCGTCTGACATGGCCGCgaccgatggcggcgctgcgaacggtTCTCCTGTGACGTCACTTGCCTTTGTAGTCTGTCTGCTGCTTTCCAGCTGGAATAGCTTTATTTTAAATTTCAGAGTCGagccaaaacattttttttttagttctggTTCTTTGAACCATTATTTTTTCGCTCTGGAGTTAACTGGAACAAATAGGTATGAACAAGTTTGTGTTCGATTGCATAATCTGAGAATTACAGGAAAACAGCGTAAATTTTGTACAATACCAGACAGTGCTACTAAGGTGCATGAAAGAtttaaaacagaaaaagaaaattcgtggggccgcaacatccatatggggacggattaccagcaaagctgtttaggcTACATACATTATGAACTCATTcattttttcatacggcaccagactacgccgacacaagcgccgccgcgggcACCGCACCTCCCATGTATCTGCCGCAGGCACCTCCGGCGCGCGTGACGCCCTAACTACAggagcgcaggccacgtgcacagccgccgtcgccacactatttacccctctcccctacccatgtccattcctgtccacgcgcgGCGATACGAACGTAAGCCGCCCAGGGTATGTTTTAGGTGGCTCAGCTTTGGAACCGAAGCTAATGGCGCTTCGACTAAACTGTAGCAGACGTCAAAGCACGGCGCGCCATGTTCGGCCGTGCCTTGACGGCTGCATGCGGTCGGCCACATCCCTTTGCGCCGCCCGTTCACTATactgacgcttaagcttcgcctttaagagtggaacgtgatagcattcaaataaTCCCTGTACTGctcacgcttctcggcaactgcagcttatgtaaccgtataACGCTTAACGCgaagcacgaaggcgagctttctggcagaaacgcggcctcttgcgggggccgatcccggaggtcgtgcacagccgcgccaaaataATTGCACAATTTTCtggtttttgtttcgcacttttaatatttcagtctgagaagatttaacataaaagacatgcgctgtcggtggtttgtttcatgacgttcgtgggctgtcattctcaaaattccgaggaataactttgtcaagaatgtaagccaaggtatgagcaactttagcgatagaatggtgtggcaatataacccgcatataccgcatgctatatagcaaggcgtggcatatacatatacctaatttcgctcacggacaactccgccggcgccgacaccggattttctgcgcggccCTTCACGCTTTCGCGTTAACTTCAGTAATGGCGGACAAGTTAAAAAACAATAGCTGAAAAGTAATCAAAGATTCGCAAACGTTAAATCTCAAAGGTATATCAAGCACTTGGTGGGAATAACAGCACAGAAAGGTATATACGAGGCGGCAGCGGTCAAATAACCGACACTCAACACAGCGTCGCAACTACGCGTTCCGTCTCTTATCTGCTTCACGGGGCCGCGTTAACAGTTTACGGCTCACGGAACACAGATCTGCACTGCGTGAAAGAAAGCCAATAATATTGAATGTGGAGAATGACGCGCGTGAAAGCCCCTGTATGAAAGAAATAAGTTGACTGTTCTGGAGGAATCGTCATTTCAGGATAAGCCTTAAAGTGACGCTCCCACCTGTTCATTCTTGTCGGTGATTTTGACATCCGCAGAGCATCCT
The DNA window shown above is from Dermacentor silvarum isolate Dsil-2018 chromosome 1, BIME_Dsil_1.4, whole genome shotgun sequence and carries:
- the LOC119436313 gene encoding cAMP-regulated phosphoprotein 19 isoform X1 encodes the protein MATEDSQVAGCSADVKITDKNEQQTERQAQLVEESKFKSKYPGKTRPGGALVFQKRQKKGQVYFDSGDYYMAKEKGQKVVPQGLPTILQNHTGMVIATMESLPPRKPSPSQSKLASEPFPKRSVRKEYSPCSSTDSLLDEEDKEDAVPVANP
- the LOC119436313 gene encoding uncharacterized protein LOC119436313 isoform X2 — encoded protein: MATEDSQVAGCSADVKITDKNEQQVYFDSGDYYMAKEKGQKVVPQGLPTILQNHTGMVIATMESLPPRKPSPSQSKLASEPFPKRSVRKEYSPCSSTDSLLDEEDKEDAVPVANP